A region of the Pseudomonas anguilliseptica genome:
TCAGTCCACCGCGTGTTCAGGCCGAGGCAGCCATTGACCGGAAGCTGAAGTAATGGCGCAGGGCATCGACCATCTCGACATAGTCGCCCGGCGGGGCTACCAGGGCAAAACCTGAGTCATAGCAGCCTGGGGTGACATCCTCGCGGGACCATTGGCAGGTAGCAGAGAAATCGATGTAGTGCGGCGCATCGTGCCCGGGGATCTTCAGGCGCATATCAAAACGCGCGCCCACTAGCAGGGGCAGCTGGCTGATCAGCATCAGGCCGTCCACGGAGACGTTACCGATATAGCCCATGGGCTTGTCGGTGATGCGATTGAACACCTTCAGGTAGTAGGGCAACTGATGGCGTTCGATACTCCGCTGGATATGCTTTGGCATAGTGGCAAATCGCTATAGACGGCCATTGAGTATGGCCTCACTACTGCGCTTAAACCAGTTTCAGGAACAGCGTTCAGACACCCGGCTCTGCAGCTGCTGACGAGCGGTATCGACATGTTCATCACTGTAATAACTGCGTTGACCATCCGCTTCGGTGCGGTAATAGCTGCGCCCTTCGGGAATCGAGGCCAGTTTCTTGCGCATCTCGCGACACTCCTCGGCGCGCTTGGCCTGGTTTTCCGCAGCCAACGCAGACGCCTGCGCCTGCTCCTCGCGACGCGCGTCATAGAAACGACTGGCACGCTCTTCACGCTCACGAGTCAGTTGGTCACGTTCGACCACCTGCGGCTTGACCTCAATCTGCTGAGCCCCTGCCGCCGAAGGCCGCTGACCGAAATGCACCTGGCCATTGGCATCGGTCCAACGATAGATTTCCGCAGCCGCCAACCCCGGCAATAACAACAGGCACAACAAGACGCGCATGGATTCCCTCCCGTAAAGTCTCAGCTTACTGCCGAGAGTAGCCTTTTATGGCCTGTGACGACCAGCGGTCAGGGCTTGACCGGATTGACTTTGACGGCCACATCGACGCCGTCATGCCCCAACTGACGCAGGGTGTCCATACGCGCGCGGGCCCGATAGGCGTACTCACTGGCCGGGTAGTGGGTGACGATAAACTGGTAGGTCTGCATGGCATCGACAAACAGCGCCTGACGCTCCAGACACTGGCCGCGCAGCAGGGAGATTTCCGGCTGCATATAGCGCCGCGAGCGGCTGTTACGCTCGGCCTTGGACAGCGACAGGATGGCCGCCTCGCACTCACCGCGGTCGTAGGCCTGGTAGGCACTA
Encoded here:
- a CDS encoding PilZ domain-containing protein, whose protein sequence is MPKHIQRSIERHQLPYYLKVFNRITDKPMGYIGNVSVDGLMLISQLPLLVGARFDMRLKIPGHDAPHYIDFSATCQWSREDVTPGCYDSGFALVAPPGDYVEMVDALRHYFSFRSMAASA
- a CDS encoding DUF4124 domain-containing protein, coding for MRVLLCLLLLPGLAAAEIYRWTDANGQVHFGQRPSAAGAQQIEVKPQVVERDQLTREREERASRFYDARREEQAQASALAAENQAKRAEECREMRKKLASIPEGRSYYRTEADGQRSYYSDEHVDTARQQLQSRVSERCS